From the genome of Pyramidobacter piscolens W5455:
CCGCCACTTTGACGCGCAGGATCTTCACCGCGCCGCCGTCGCCGGTCAGCTCGCGGATACGGTCGTTCAGCCCCCGAGCGCCCTCGTCGGCGCAGTCCGCCTCGACCCAGACGGAGCGGCCGGACCGTTCGAGTTCGCTCAAAGCGGCGGCGATTTCATCGAAAGAGCCTTTCAGGCGGAGGATCTCCTGCCAGACGGGGACGTCAACCGCGCGCACCGAAGCGGCGCGCCCGTCGAAATCGACGACGCAGACCTGTTTTTTCTGCCCTGCCTCGCCGAAGCCCATGCACAGCGGCGCGCCGGAATAACGGCGGCTCTCGCGCCCGCCGCAGGTCTGCGGCATGTGCAGATGCCCCAGCGCCAGATAATCGACGTTTTCGGGAAAGGCCGACAGCGGCACCGCGCCCAGCGAACCGACCGCAAGGTCGCGCACGCCGTCGTCGTCGCGCACGGCTCCTCCGGCGGCAAAACAGTGGCCGAGGGCGACGATAGGGACATCGCGCCCCGCGCGCCGCGTTTCGGCCAGCGCGCACACATCGGCGTAATGTTTCGCGAATCCGTCCAGTTCGGCGCGCGCGATCGCGTCGGCGTCTTCGCCCGACATGGCCCCGCAGAGGTCGCGCGAGCGCAGAAACGGCACGGCACAGCACAGCGCGCCCGTCTTTCCCTGCGCGTCCGGCAGCTCGAAAATCTCCGCGCCGGGATCCTGCGCCGGCGCGCCCACAACGTGGACGTCGAGGCGGTCCAGCAGCTCCCGCGGCGAGTCGAGCAGCGCCGCCGAGTCGTGATTGCCGGCCACGATCACCGCGCTGCGGCAGGGCGTGCGCGACAATCCCGTGAGAAAACGGTAATAAAGACTCTGCGCCCACAAGGGCGGCGTGTAGGAATCGAAAACGTCCCCCGCCACCACGAGCGCGTCGGCACGTTCGCAAATCAGCGTATCCGTCAGCCAGTCGAGAAACCGGCGGAATTCGTCGGCACGTTCCTGGCCGCAGAGCTTGCGGCCCAGATGCCAGTCCGACGTGTGAAGGATTCTCATCGCTCAGCCTCCTCATGAACCGCCGTCTTTCGCGAAACGGCGTTCCTGCTGTACAATAATCATAACACAGCGCACGGCGCAGAAGTTTCACTCTCAAGACAGGAGGAATGAAAAAATGCTCGGCGCGATTCTCGGCGATTTCTGCGGCGCTCAGTACGAAAGCCGCCGCTCCCGCTACGACGGTTCGCGGCCGCTGCTCAACGACGGCTGCCGCTTCACCGACGACTCGATCCTCACCTTCGCCACGGCGGAAACGCTGCTCGGCGGCGACTTCAGCGCGGAAAGCTTCGCCCGCGGCTACATGAAATGGGGCCGCGCCTATCCGAACCGCGGCTACGGACGCGGCTTCCGGCTCTGGCTCGAAAACGGCGAACTGGTCGAAAACAACAGCTTCGGCAACGGCTCGGCCATGCGCGTCGCCCCCGTCGGCTGGGCGTCGCGCACGCTCGACGAGGCGCTCGAACTGGCGCGCGCCAGCGCCCATTACACGCACGGGCACCCCGAAGGCGTCAAAGGCGCGCAGATCATCGCCGCCGCCGTTTTCACGCTGCGGCAGGGC
Proteins encoded in this window:
- the sbcD gene encoding exonuclease subunit SbcD, encoding MRILHTSDWHLGRKLCGQERADEFRRFLDWLTDTLICERADALVVAGDVFDSYTPPLWAQSLYYRFLTGLSRTPCRSAVIVAGNHDSAALLDSPRELLDRLDVHVVGAPAQDPGAEIFELPDAQGKTGALCCAVPFLRSRDLCGAMSGEDADAIARAELDGFAKHYADVCALAETRRAGRDVPIVALGHCFAAGGAVRDDDGVRDLAVGSLGAVPLSAFPENVDYLALGHLHMPQTCGGRESRRYSGAPLCMGFGEAGQKKQVCVVDFDGRAASVRAVDVPVWQEILRLKGSFDEIAAALSELERSGRSVWVEADCADEGARGLNDRIRELTGDGGAVKILRVKVADAGLAEVFSGAGDLNEDWSPREVFRLYLSEHQIEGEEAEALTGAYLEALEAMRTEAAR
- a CDS encoding ADP-ribosylglycohydrolase family protein, whose translation is MLGAILGDFCGAQYESRRSRYDGSRPLLNDGCRFTDDSILTFATAETLLGGDFSAESFARGYMKWGRAYPNRGYGRGFRLWLENGELVENNSFGNGSAMRVAPVGWASRTLDEALELARASAHYTHGHPEGVKGAQIIAAAVFTLRQGASNDELKNYLETAFGCDLSTPLAQIMARGYAFSATCQGSVPQAVRCFLESSSYEDAIVKALMLNGDTDTQADMAGALAQVRFGVPETMRAAALAAMDEQMKAVLLAFEARFMDGAP